The genomic stretch CGATCGCTTACTAATGTTCCTCTATTCTTAAGTAAGCCAGCAACAGAGTGAATTTGAGTAACTTCTAGCGCTTCTTCAAAACTTAATGGCGGCAAGATCCCCGGCAATCTTCGCGCCAGCATAGTCTTACCGCTACCGGGCGGCCCCACAAAAATGAGATTATGTCCCCCAGCAGCAGCTATTTCCAAAGCGCGACGGGCGTGGGATTGTCCCTTCACATCTTTTAAATCTGGCCCATTAAGCTGCGATCGCTCTATTTCTTGCAAACCATCCATCTGCATTGGCGTATAGCGTTCTGGCTGATTGAGGAAATCAGCGACTTGCGATAGATCTTTAAAGCCATAAACTTCTAACCCTTGCACTACGGCTGCTTCCCGTGCATTATCTGCTGGGACAACCAACCCAGAAATACCCAGCTTTTGCGCGGCTGCTGCAATGGGCAATACTCCAGCAACAGGACGCAAACTCCCGTCGAGGGAAACTTCGCCCAAAAATAAATAATCTCCCAACATCTGGGCGCTAACTTGCTCAGACGCCGCCATGATCCCTACACTAATGGGCAAATCAAAACTTGGCCCTTCTTTTCGCAAATCGGCTGGCGTGAGATTAATCACAATTTTACGCATGGGGAAGGCGTAACCAGCATTCTTCAGCGTCGCCTTCACCCGTTCGCGAGATTCTTGCACTGCCGCATCAGGCAGACCTAATAATACAACTCCCGGCATTCCACCAGAGACATCGACTTCCACGCCTACTTTAACAGCGTCGATACCGACAATAGATGCACTCCAAACTCTAGCAAGCACTTTAATTTTCCTAATATTGCTCAAAGCTATAGTGCCCGCGATCGCTCTCAAACTAACACTCTGGAATTCTCCGTGTCATATAACCCTCACTTCGATCGCAGCGGGGATCGTCTATAAGTAAAAATTTATCCACAAGTTTGTTTAGAAAGATGCAATGCGATCGCACGAGGAAGCATTCCCGCCATTACCGTGAAATTAGCACCAGCTAATCAAGGATGTGAGAGATTGTATCTTAAGGAATTCAGGGCTTACGCACCTTACCCCTGAAATTTAGATCCCCCCTAATTCCCCTGCATTCCCACGCAGACCCAGGGAACGAGGGGGGAAGCTCAAAAGACCCCAATTTATCCCCGTTGGGCGATCTCTTCTGCGTAAGTCCTAGAATTCTTAGAATTTCCGCTACTAGGATCAACAATATGAGTCAAACCACAGAAACCATTTTCAGCAAAATTATCCGCCGGGAAATCCCCGCCGACATTGTTTATGAAGACGACTTGGCACTCGCCTTCAAAGATATTCAACCACAAGCCCCCGTCCATATCCTCGTGATTCCCAAACAGCCAATTGCCCAACTTGCCGATGCTGAGTCACAAGACCACGCCCTTATGGGTCACTTGTTACTAACTGTTAAGCGGGTTGCAGAACAAGCTGGATTAAGTAACGGCTACCGCGTGGTGATTAACAATGGTGACGACGGCGGACAAACAGTGCCCCACTTACATTTACACATTCTGGGCGGACGCCACATGAAATGGCCACCGGGTTGATCGTACTTTAGATTTTGGATTTGAGATTTTAATAGAATCTCAAATCCAAAATCTAATATTAGTAGACTAAGGGTTTAAGACTTTCGGCGGCTTCGTTGAGGTTTTGAATACTAACTTTTGTTTGAGTAATGCCGCTGGCTGTCTGTGAGGCTCCTTGATTTAGGTTGTTCATTGCGTCAACCACCTGCTGAACCGCGATCGCTTGCTGTTTGGCTGTTAGTGAAATTTGTTGATTGCTAAAAACAACATCATTGATAGCCGCCAGCGAAGTTTGTTGATTGTTTAAAACCACATCGTTAATTGACTGAGCCACACCCGTAGAAGCCGATAAAACGACATCGTTGATAGCCTGAGTCACGTTTGTAAAAGCGTCGGCTGTCTCCTGAGAAAGTTTTATCCCTTCCTCTGCCGTTTTTCTTCCTTCATCCGTCACCATCACTGTTAAATTGATCGCCGACTGGATAGCAGCAACAAGTAGATTAATCTTCTCCGCTGAACTTTTACTTTGATCTGCCAGTTTGCGGATTTCACTTGCCACCACGCCAAACCCCTTACCATGTTCTCCAGCACGCACTGCTTCTACTGCTGCGTTCAAAGCAAGCATATTTGTCTGGTTGGCTAAATTACTGACTATGTTGGTGATGTTGCTAATTTGATTTGTCTGTTCGCTTAAGCGGATAATCTGCTCAGAAATCGCCCCTACTTTCTGTTTCAACATAGACATACCTTCGAGGGTCCTACCCACTCCCTTTGTTCCCCCTTCGGCTAGGTTTAATACCTGACGTGCGCCTGTTGCTGATGATTCCGCTAGGTTTAACACTTGAAGCGCACTTGCTGCCGATGATTCTGCCAGGTTTAATACCTGACGTGCGCTATCTGCGGCTGATTCGGCTTGTTCTGCGGACTGTCGGGAAGATGCAGCTAACTCATGCATTGTGCTGGTAGTTTGATGCACCGATGCCGCTTGGTGTGTGGCGCTACGTTCCTGCTGTTCTACAGCCGCCGCAATCTCAGTCGAAGAACTGGCGATCGCATTTACTGTCTGATTAATAGCTTTATTCGTTCTAGCAATAGTTGACCAAATAATATAAGCGGCAACAGTCGCAAGAAATAAAGATAATACTGTAGTCAACACAGCCATTAGTATCAAAAACTGTATGGATTCGTTTGCGTTTTTACTAAAACTTG from Microcoleus sp. FACHB-831 encodes the following:
- a CDS encoding methyl-accepting chemotaxis protein produces the protein MLENLKLRGRIFLGFSVPVILIIGFSGIVYSSGNKVFDTFKQVNRAQKAIIETDDMVLRSSLMARQVRGYLLIKDKESLKEYEKQRQRYQKAVEAADRVILDPEQRQIFTKMLQTGEQFDKLSRATFALVNEGKQQAAVTSYLRDSKIVIGLFDKLNEEFNEKQLLKLSSFSKNANESIQFLILMAVLTTVLSLFLATVAAYIIWSTIARTNKAINQTVNAIASSSTEIAAAVEQQERSATHQAASVHQTTSTMHELAASSRQSAEQAESAADSARQVLNLAESSAASALQVLNLAESSATGARQVLNLAEGGTKGVGRTLEGMSMLKQKVGAISEQIIRLSEQTNQISNITNIVSNLANQTNMLALNAAVEAVRAGEHGKGFGVVASEIRKLADQSKSSAEKINLLVAAIQSAINLTVMVTDEGRKTAEEGIKLSQETADAFTNVTQAINDVVLSASTGVAQSINDVVLNNQQTSLAAINDVVFSNQQISLTAKQQAIAVQQVVDAMNNLNQGASQTASGITQTKVSIQNLNEAAESLKPLVY
- a CDS encoding histidine triad nucleotide-binding protein, with the protein product MSQTTETIFSKIIRREIPADIVYEDDLALAFKDIQPQAPVHILVIPKQPIAQLADAESQDHALMGHLLLTVKRVAEQAGLSNGYRVVINNGDDGGQTVPHLHLHILGGRHMKWPPG
- a CDS encoding YifB family Mg chelatase-like AAA ATPase is translated as MLARVWSASIVGIDAVKVGVEVDVSGGMPGVVLLGLPDAAVQESRERVKATLKNAGYAFPMRKIVINLTPADLRKEGPSFDLPISVGIMAASEQVSAQMLGDYLFLGEVSLDGSLRPVAGVLPIAAAAQKLGISGLVVPADNAREAAVVQGLEVYGFKDLSQVADFLNQPERYTPMQMDGLQEIERSQLNGPDLKDVKGQSHARRALEIAAAGGHNLIFVGPPGSGKTMLARRLPGILPPLSFEEALEVTQIHSVAGLLKNRGTLVSDRPYRSPHHSASGPALVGGGTFPRPGEISLAHRGVLFMDELTEFKRDVLEFLRQPLEDGYVTISRTRQSVMFPAQFTLVASTNPCPCGYYGDTIQACSCSPRQREQYWAKLSGPLMDRIDLQVAVNRLKPEEITRQPLGENSAPVRERVQLARERSRNRFKTQTNLRCNAEMQSSHLQQWCNLDDASRNLLEAAIRKLGLSARASDRILKVARTIADLAGDEDLKPNHVAEAIQYRTIDRMQ